From a region of the Acinetobacter calcoaceticus genome:
- a CDS encoding VF530 family DNA-binding protein, which translates to MNTSNDPLHGKKLADILDELLDYYGGFEGLSRKIEIRCFCIDPSVKSSLRFLRTTPWAREKVESLYLYVLRQKAKQKS; encoded by the coding sequence ATGAACACCTCCAATGACCCTTTACACGGCAAAAAACTTGCTGACATTTTGGATGAATTATTGGATTACTACGGTGGATTTGAAGGCTTAAGTCGTAAAATTGAAATTAGATGTTTTTGCATAGATCCAAGTGTTAAATCATCATTGCGATTCTTACGTACCACACCATGGGCACGTGAAAAAGTAGAAAGCTTATATTTGTATGTCTTACGCCAAAAAGCCAAACAGAAATCGTAG
- a CDS encoding molecular chaperone yields the protein MKLNSYNFLLGLAFASAVVAPATQAEIVIHGTRVIYPSDAREVTLQVSNNGSKPALVQAWIDEGDPKSTPDQSKVPFMIAPPISRVEATKSQTLRITALPNASQLNQKQETVLWLNILDIPPRPTSKSEDTTPDNFLQLAIRSRIKFFYRPSSIKEDANLASDKLQWIKSGQSLTVKNPTPFHITLTSVYQKAGDKKVDLLPQGLMIKPFSEASVQLKNGNLQDMSFINVNDYGGRVEHPIKL from the coding sequence ATGAAATTGAACAGTTATAATTTTTTGTTAGGTTTGGCATTTGCTTCAGCGGTTGTCGCACCTGCTACTCAAGCAGAAATTGTAATTCATGGCACCCGTGTAATTTATCCGTCGGATGCTAGAGAAGTTACGCTACAAGTTAGCAATAACGGTTCAAAGCCAGCACTTGTCCAAGCTTGGATTGATGAAGGTGACCCAAAAAGTACACCAGACCAATCAAAAGTTCCTTTTATGATTGCTCCTCCTATTTCTCGTGTTGAAGCAACGAAAAGTCAGACCCTCCGTATTACCGCTTTGCCAAATGCTTCTCAATTAAATCAGAAGCAAGAAACAGTTTTGTGGTTGAATATTTTAGATATTCCACCTAGACCTACTTCAAAAAGTGAAGATACGACACCTGATAATTTCCTGCAACTTGCAATTCGTTCACGTATTAAGTTCTTCTATCGTCCATCATCGATTAAAGAAGATGCGAATTTAGCATCAGATAAGCTTCAATGGATTAAATCTGGTCAAAGTTTAACGGTAAAAAATCCAACTCCTTTTCATATCACGTTGACTTCTGTTTACCAAAAGGCAGGTGATAAAAAAGTTGATTTATTACCTCAAGGGCTAATGATTAAGCCTTTTTCTGAAGCGTCAGTTCAGCTTAAGAATGGCAATCTTCAAGATATGAGTTTTATTAATGTCAATGACTACGGTGGTCGAGTCGAACACCCAATAAAACTTTAG
- a CDS encoding fimbrial protein, whose protein sequence is MKKLALIAALSVVGIANAQAADGTITINGLVTDKTCDIVTPAGKDFTVTLPTVSKQTLAVAGDVAGRTPFQINLANCSQGKVATYFEPGATVDFNTGRLLNQDATGAKNVNVQLLGNNNNFIPVLAAGANGAQANSQWVDVAEGASADLNYYAEYYATGASTAGKVTTSVQYTIIYQ, encoded by the coding sequence ATGAAAAAACTTGCTTTGATCGCTGCTCTTTCGGTTGTAGGGATTGCGAATGCTCAAGCTGCTGATGGTACAATTACAATTAATGGTTTAGTTACAGACAAAACTTGTGACATCGTTACCCCAGCTGGTAAAGACTTCACAGTTACTCTTCCAACTGTTTCTAAACAAACTTTAGCTGTTGCTGGGGATGTTGCTGGTCGTACTCCTTTCCAAATCAACTTAGCTAACTGTTCACAAGGTAAAGTGGCTACTTACTTCGAACCAGGTGCAACTGTTGACTTTAATACTGGTCGTTTACTTAACCAAGACGCTACTGGTGCTAAAAACGTTAACGTTCAACTTTTAGGTAACAACAACAACTTCATCCCAGTACTTGCTGCGGGTGCAAATGGTGCTCAAGCTAACTCTCAATGGGTTGACGTAGCTGAAGGCGCAAGTGCTGACCTTAACTACTATGCTGAATACTATGCAACTGGCGCTTCTACTGCTGGTAAAGTAACTACTTCTGTTCAATACACAATTATCTATCAATAA
- a CDS encoding LysR family transcriptional regulator, with amino-acid sequence MNNRQSLCKLKAVIFKFTLMMFEKNIMDNYRQLMAFIWAYEHGSFSAAARANDLTPSAISKLINRLENRLGVRLIQRGARQLTLTEEGVAYLKSARNVVAAMNEADSLAEAFPTRVSGVLKIRTMPTFAQHQILPWLPEFLDNYPSLSVDFELNAVYQDDFDRGVDIAIYGGILPSSSRIATRIGDSEWITCASPQYLEKYGTPKHPQELLQHRCFHFNFSSSWNNWDFVENNESFIVPVKPIASFSQGTFLRDLALRGEGIVRLADYHIGEDIKLGRLTPILGNFRSGITEPQYIIYANRKLQSPRIKCFIQFLQQKTKNKPWRIH; translated from the coding sequence GTGAATAACAGGCAAAGTTTATGTAAATTAAAAGCTGTTATATTCAAATTTACTCTAATGATGTTTGAGAAAAATATTATGGACAATTATCGACAACTGATGGCCTTTATTTGGGCATACGAACATGGAAGTTTTTCAGCAGCAGCAAGAGCAAATGATTTAACACCATCTGCAATTAGCAAGTTAATTAACCGGCTAGAAAATCGTTTAGGTGTGCGTCTTATTCAAAGAGGAGCCAGACAACTCACATTGACCGAAGAAGGCGTTGCATATTTAAAGAGTGCACGAAATGTTGTAGCTGCAATGAATGAGGCTGACTCTTTAGCTGAAGCATTTCCAACCCGTGTGAGTGGTGTTTTAAAAATTAGAACGATGCCAACTTTTGCACAACATCAAATTTTACCTTGGTTACCTGAGTTTCTAGATAATTATCCATCCTTAAGTGTAGATTTTGAGTTGAATGCGGTATATCAGGATGATTTTGATCGTGGTGTTGATATCGCAATTTATGGAGGGATACTTCCATCTTCATCAAGAATTGCAACTCGAATTGGAGATAGTGAGTGGATAACCTGTGCTTCACCCCAATATCTCGAAAAATATGGAACACCTAAACACCCTCAAGAATTGTTACAGCATCGTTGTTTTCACTTTAATTTTTCAAGTAGTTGGAATAATTGGGACTTTGTTGAAAATAATGAAAGTTTTATTGTTCCTGTCAAACCGATCGCATCCTTTTCTCAAGGGACTTTTTTGAGAGATCTTGCATTAAGAGGAGAAGGGATAGTAAGACTAGCGGATTACCATATTGGTGAAGATATAAAACTTGGAAGACTGACACCAATTCTGGGGAATTTTCGCTCTGGAATAACTGAACCTCAGTATATTATTTATGCAAATCGAAAACTTCAAAGCCCTAGAATTAAGTGTTTTATTCAATTTTTACAGCAAAAAACCAAAAATAAACCGTGGCGAATTCACTAA
- a CDS encoding 2,4'-dihydroxyacetophenone dioxygenase family protein: protein MLQQRNPDYSANEELMPFQLPQVPYMSPDLVIPGVLDEALKDDNLWVPTSDSVSFKPLLLNTSSGYYINLLRVRKSGVLSRHRHTGAVHAFVLKGRWYYLEHDWIAEEKSFAYEPPGETHTLFVPEDVTEMITLFIVHGGYTYVDPFGKAVGYEDVFTKLEATREHYKNIGIPESELEKIIR from the coding sequence ATGCTACAGCAAAGAAATCCGGATTATTCAGCCAATGAAGAACTTATGCCTTTTCAGTTACCACAAGTTCCCTATATGTCGCCAGATCTTGTAATTCCAGGCGTTTTAGATGAGGCTTTGAAAGACGATAATTTATGGGTGCCTACCTCTGACTCTGTAAGTTTTAAACCTCTGCTTTTAAATACTAGTTCTGGTTACTACATAAACTTATTACGTGTTCGAAAAAGTGGTGTGTTATCTAGACATCGTCATACCGGAGCAGTACATGCATTCGTACTTAAAGGTCGTTGGTATTATCTTGAGCATGATTGGATTGCAGAAGAAAAATCATTTGCTTACGAACCACCTGGCGAAACCCATACTCTTTTCGTACCTGAAGATGTTACTGAAATGATTACGCTATTTATCGTGCATGGCGGCTATACATATGTAGACCCATTTGGAAAAGCTGTAGGTTATGAAGATGTGTTTACTAAATTAGAAGCCACACGAGAACATTATAAAAATATTGGCATTCCTGAAAGTGAATTAGAAAAAATCATCCGATAG
- a CDS encoding glycerol dehydrogenase, with the protein MLKIMGFPGEYIQGEHALRNIGDIATRHQFKKTGIIYDPAIEGPILDKVTMSLKQSNLDFISYKFPGECTYETIERLSRSMEQHDIDSIIALGGGKAMDTTKGISKKLNIAIIICPTVASSDAPTSRLIIVYDANHKVQGVEKTNRNPDIVLVDLDTIVKAPARFFAAGIGDAISKMFEVNQCKNSHGLNSFSTPPLETALLLANNTYSNLITWGKIAYEDVKQHHITPSVERVVESTVLLSGLGFESGGLSLAHALIRGLTAIPELATNLHGELVAYGTVVQAVLENREHIFIIELINFLKSVDLPTTIAELGYHQEISDSMLETIIMHTLQNDYSKNFEPPLNKENLKQAIIKTNHYC; encoded by the coding sequence ATGTTAAAAATAATGGGATTTCCTGGTGAATATATTCAAGGTGAACATGCTCTAAGAAATATTGGTGATATTGCAACAAGACACCAATTTAAAAAAACTGGAATTATTTATGATCCAGCTATTGAGGGACCTATTTTAGATAAAGTCACTATGTCGCTTAAGCAGTCAAATTTAGATTTTATTAGCTATAAGTTTCCTGGCGAATGTACCTATGAAACGATTGAGCGACTTAGTCGTAGTATGGAACAACACGATATCGATTCCATTATTGCACTAGGTGGCGGTAAAGCAATGGATACCACTAAAGGTATTTCAAAAAAATTAAATATAGCCATTATTATTTGCCCTACAGTCGCGTCTAGCGATGCCCCTACAAGTAGGCTCATAATTGTTTATGATGCGAATCATAAGGTTCAAGGTGTAGAAAAAACAAATCGAAACCCAGATATTGTATTAGTTGATCTAGATACCATAGTAAAGGCGCCTGCTCGCTTTTTTGCTGCGGGTATTGGGGATGCTATTAGTAAAATGTTTGAAGTAAACCAATGTAAAAATTCACATGGCCTGAATTCATTTTCGACACCACCTTTAGAAACAGCATTATTATTAGCAAATAATACTTATAGTAATCTCATCACATGGGGAAAAATAGCGTATGAAGATGTCAAACAGCACCATATTACCCCTTCAGTTGAACGAGTCGTTGAGTCGACAGTACTTTTAAGTGGTTTAGGCTTTGAAAGTGGCGGCTTATCTTTAGCACATGCTCTTATAAGGGGTTTAACAGCCATTCCAGAACTGGCTACCAATTTACATGGAGAGTTAGTGGCTTATGGTACCGTTGTTCAAGCTGTATTAGAAAATAGAGAGCATATTTTTATTATTGAGCTGATTAATTTTCTTAAATCTGTTGATTTACCGACCACAATTGCTGAACTGGGATATCATCAAGAGATCAGTGATTCTATGTTAGAAACGATCATTATGCATACACTGCAAAATGACTATAGTAAAAACTTTGAACCTCCTCTGAATAAAGAAAACCTGAAACAGGCAATAATAAAAACCAATCATTATTGCTAA